A single window of Cygnus olor isolate bCygOlo1 chromosome 10, bCygOlo1.pri.v2, whole genome shotgun sequence DNA harbors:
- the USP19 gene encoding ubiquitin carboxyl-terminal hydrolase 19 isoform X2, which translates to MSSSTNAPGQRRVSRGLDDATNKKKQKDRANQESKEVSRPEPEQAETPQERDSEEELLLDWKQNADEIIVKLNLGSGALKVEDVDAAFTDTDCVVKLPDGRQWSCQFYEEIEGSCSKVQCKKGNFLQLVLQKKIPLHTWTSLLKRRKDGSKELAKGAVCWENGKEKAAAAELAPEEPRAESTEPPRSRREPSNPKRAQGRSEALGGKSPASPGTQSGPSAKRAVYLKVAPTEEEPNARVTGSVEPSKGHGGRAGSRRNGRASQGEAPTALADLTPPLEKAVVLAKETVPVEMPPLAATTEVFPHRVATCVEKRVLPPSSPAEASRGRDCASVLGESSKAIPAATPPLGRDGEKRDWSKDDVALEAAADEPEPFVSLTFVKNDSYEKGNDLVVVHVYVKEIHKETSKVLFREQDFTLVFQTSDVNFLRLHPDCGPHTVFRWQVKLRNLIEPDQCTYNFTASRIDVCLKKRQSQRWGGLEAPATRVGGAKVAMPTGPTPLDKTPPGSNQHPLSSKEEARASDKEKPRVEDGGLDGVAARTAPEHVAVKQEPHIPSPKPTCMVPPMTHSPVSTESVEDDEDEDEKKKVCLPGFTGLVNLGNTCFMNSVIQSLSNTRELRDYFHDRSFESEINYNNPLGTGGRLAIGFAMLLRALWKGTHHAFQPSKLKAIVASKASQFTGYAQHDAQEFMAFLLDGLHEDLNRIQNKPYTETVDSDGRPDEVVAEEAWQRHKMRNDSFIVDLFQGQYKSKLVCPVCSKVSITFDPFLYLPVPLPQKQKVLTVYYFAKEPHKKPVKFLVSISKENSSAMEVLDSVAHSVRVKPENLRLAEVIKNRFHRMFLPSHSLDTVSPTDLLLCFEVLSPELAKERVVELQVQQRPQVPSVPVAKCAACQKKQLSEEEKLRRCTRCYRVGYCNVACQKTHWPDHKALCRPENIGFPFLISVPESRLTYARLAQLLEGYARYSVSVFQPPFQLGRMSPEQGLQPLLPDKLEPLAKSSCTAATSAPELGDGDRASGLLQEPPLSPAVPELHPELGDSSTVRSKVLAARSSLLSLDSGFSEHVESQGDSCCEKEPSYERALKPEAAIPGYQHTPDSLSARATQFYINKIDAANKEYKLEDKGDAPLELADDCSLALVWKNNERLKEFVLVESKELECVEDPGSASEAARAGHFTLEQCLNLFTKPEVLAPEEAWYCPKCKQHREASKQLMLWRLPNVLIIQLKRFSFRSFIWRDKINDMVDFPVRSLDLSKFCIGRKGEQQLPMYDLYAVINHYGGMIGGHYTAYARLPNDKNSQRSDVGWRLFDDSTVTTVDESQVVTRYAYVLFYRRRNSPVERPLPGHPPDHRAERTPSAEAAASQASLIWQELEAEEQELQLEAPQRPARNSWRPRGQKRSPGTPQHPDEGCIRYFVLATTAAIVALFLNVFYPLIYQTRWR; encoded by the exons ATGTCCAGTAGCACCAATGCCCCCGGCCAGAGGAGAGTGTCTCGGGGCTTGGACGACGCCACCAAcaagaagaagcagaaggatCGAGCCAACCAGGAGAGCAAGGAAG TGTCTCGCCCTGAGCCCGAGCAGGCTGAGACCCCCCAGGAGAGGGACTCGGAGGAGG agctgctgctggactgGAAGCAAAATGCTGACGAGATCATTGTCAAGCTGAACTTGGGCAGCGGAGCTCTGAAGGTGGAGGACGTGGATGCTGCTTTCACCGACACTGACTGCGTGGTCAAACTGCCAG ATGGGCGCCAGTGGAGCTGTCAGTTCTATGAGGAGATCGAGGGCTCCTGCAGCAAGGTCCAGTGCAAGAAGGGCAACTTCCTGCAGCTTGTGCTTCAGAAGAAGATCCCGCTTCACACCTGGACCTCACTTCTG aagagaaggaaggatggaTCCAAAGAGCTGGCCAAAGGGGCCGTGTGCTGGGAGAACGGGAAggagaaggctgctgctgcggAGCTGGCCCCCGAAGAGCCCCGGGCTGAAAGCACAGAGCCACCGAGGTCCCGGCGGGAGCCCTCCAACCCCAAGCGCGCTCAGGGAAGAAGCGAGGCCCTGGGAGGGAAAAGCCCAGCCAGCCCAGGGACGCAGAGTGGCCCCAGCGCCAAGCGGGCAGTTTACCTCAAAGTGGCTCCAACCGAAGAAGAGCCGAATGCCAGAGTCACCGGCAGCGTGGAGCCCAGCAAAGGGCACGGCGGGAGGGCAGGCAGCCGTCGCAACGGCAGAGCCAGCCAGGGCGAGGCACCCACGGCCCTGGCTGACCTCACGCCACCACTGGAGAAG GCTGTGGTTTTGGCCAAGGAGACCGTTCCCGTGGAGATGCCGCCTCTTGCAGCCACCACGGAGGTGTTCCCCCACCGTGTTGCCACCTGTGTGGAGAAGAGAGTCCTGCCACCGAGCAGCCCCGCCGAGGCCTCGCGGGGCCGGGACTGCGCGTCCGTCCTGGGAGAGAGCTCCaaggccatccctgcagccacccctCCCCTGGGCAGAGACGGTGAGAAGAGGGACTGGTCCAAGGACGACGTGgctctggaagcagcagctgatg AGCCAGAGCCTTTTGTGAGCCTGACCTTTGTCAAGAATGACTCGTATGAGAAGGGCAATGACCTGGTGGTGGTGCACGTCTACGTGAAAGAGATTCACAAGGAGACTTCCAAGGTTTTGTTTCGGGAGCAAGACTTCACATTGGTGTTCCAGACGAG TGACGTAAACTTCCTTCGCCTCCACCCTGATTGCGGGCCCCACACGGTGTTCCGGTGGCAGGTGAAGCTCAG GAACCTTATTGAGCCGGACCAGTGCACGTACAACTTCACAGCGTCTCGCATTGATGTCTGCTTGAAGAAACGCCAGAGCCAGCGCTGGGGCGGGCTGGAGGCTCCGGCCACACGAG TGGGTGGTGCAAAGGTTGCCATGCCTACAGGCCCTACCCCTCTGGATAAGACCCCCCCAGGCAGTAACCAGCACCCCCTGTCCAGCAAAGAGGAGGCCCGAGCCAGCGACAAAGAGAAGCCACGCGTCGAGGATGGGGGTCTGGACGGTGTGGCAGCCCGTACAGCCCCAGAACACGTGGCAGTGAAGCAAGAACCTCACATCCCCTCG CCCAAACCGACCTGCATGGTGCCCCCGATGACGCACAGCCCCGTGAGCACCGAGAGCGTGGAGGATGACGAGGACGAGGACGAGAAGAAGAAGGTGTGCCTGCCCGGCTTCACGGGGCTGGTGAACCTGGGCAACACCTGCTTCATGAACAGCGTCATCCAGTCGCTGTCCAACACCCGGGAGCTGCGCGACTACTTCCACG ATCGGTCCTTCGAGTCGGAAATCAACTACAACAACCCGCTGGGGACAGGGGGCCGCCTGGCCATCGGCTTTGCCATGCTGCTGCGGGCGCTGTGGAAGGGCACGCAccatgccttccagccctctAAGCTGAAG GCGATCGTGGCCAGCAAGGCCAGCCAGTTCACTGGCTACGCCCAGCACGATGCTCAGGAGTTCATGGCCTTCCTGCTCGACGGCCTGCACGAGGATCTCAACCGCATCCAGAACAAGCCCTACACAGAGACCGTTGACTCGGATGGGAGGCCCGATGAG GTGGTAGCTGAGGAGGCTTGGCAGCGACACAAGATGAGGAATGACTCCTTCATTGTGGACCTCTTCCAGGGCCAGTACAAATCCAAGCTGGTGTGCCCAGTCTGTTCCAAG GTGTCCATCACCTTCGACCCCTTCCTGTACCTCCCCGTGCCCCTCCCCCAGAAGCAGAAGGTGCTGACCGTCTACTACTTTGCAAAGGAGCCGCACAAGAAACCTGTCAAG TTCCTCGTGAGCATCAGCAAGGAGAACTCCAGTGCCATGGAGGTACTCGACTCGGTGGCACACAGCGTGCGTGTGAAACCAGAGAACCTGCGCCTGGCAGAG GTGATCAAGAATCGCTTTCACCGCATGTTCCTGCCGTCCCACTCGCTCGACACTGTCTCCCCCACggacctgctgctctgcttcgaggtgctgtccccagagctggCCAAGGAGCGGGTCGTGGAGCTGCAGGTCCAGCAG CGTCCGCAGGTACCCAGCGTCCCCGTCGCCAAGTGTGCAGCCTGCCAGAAGAAGCAGCTGTCGGAGGAAGAGAAGCTCAGGCGCTGCACGAGGTGCTATCGAGTCGGTTACTGCAACGT GGCATGCCAGAAGACGCACTGGCCAGACCACAAGGCTTTGTGCCGCCCTGAGAACATCGGTTTCCCCTTCCTCATCAGCGTGCCGGAGTCCCGCCTCACCTACGCCCGCCtggcccagctgctggagggctaCGCAAG GTACTCGGTCAGCGTGTTCCAGCCTCCCTTCCAGCTGGGACGGATGTCgccagagcaggggctgcagccgctGCTCCCCGACAAGCTGGAGCCCCTGGCCAAGAGCAGCTGCACAGCCGCCACCTCTGCCCCCGAGctgggggacggggacagggcgTCCGGCCTCCTGCAGGAGCCCCCGCTCTCGCCGGCCGTGCCCGAGCTGCATCCAGAGCTGGGTGACAGCAGCACCGTCCGCAGCAAggtcctggcagccaggagtTCCCTGCTGAGCTTGGATTCCGGCTTCTCCGAGCACGTGGAGTCGCAGGGCGACAGCTGCTGCGAGAAGGAGCCGTCCTATGAGAGAGCCCTCAAACCCGAAG CTGCCATCCCTGGGTACCAGCACACTCCAGACTCGCTGAGCGCCCGAGCCACGCAGTTCTACATCAACAAGATCGATGCTGCCAACAAAGAGTACAAGCTGGAAGATAAAG GTGACGCCCCCCTGGAGCTGGCAGACGACTGCTCCCTTGCCCTGGTGTGGAAGAACAACGAGCGCCTCAAGGAGTTTGTGCTGGTGGAGTCCAAGGAGCTGGAGTGCGTGGAAGACCCGGGCTCAGCCAGCGAAGCAGCGCGGGCTGGCCACTTCACCCTGGAGCAGTGCCTCAACCTCTTCACCAAGCCCGAAGTCCTGGCCCCGGAGGAAGCGTG GTACTGCCCCAAGTGCAAGCAGCACCGCGAGGCCTCCAAGCAGCTGATGCTGTGGCGCCTGCCCAACGTCCTCATCATCCAGCTCAAGCGCTTCTCCTTCCGCAGCTTTATTTGGCGGGACAAGATCAACGACATGGTGGACTTCCCCGTCCG GAGCCTGGACCTGAGCAAGTTCTGCATCGGCCGGAAGGgcgagcagcagctgcccatgTATGACCTGTACGCTGTGATCAACCACTACGGAGGCATGATCGGCGGGCACTACACGGCGTACGCCCGCCTGCCCAACGACAAGAACAGCCAGCGCAGTGACGTGG GCTGGCGGCTCTTCGATGACAGCACAGTCACCACCGTGGACGAGAGCCAGGTGGTAACCAGATACGCGTACGTCCTCTTCTACCGACGGAGGAACTCTCCTGTGGAGAGACCCCTGCCAGGCCACCCCCCAGACCACCGAGCCGAGCGCACCCCCTCTGCCGAAGCTGCTGCCAGTCAG GCTTCTCTGATCTGGCAGGAACTGGAGGCTGAAGAACAAGAGCTGCAGCTCGAGGCTCCCCAAAGGCCTGCAAGAAACTCCTGGAGGCCCCGTGGCCAGAAGAGGAGTCCGggcaccccccagcacccagacGAAGGCTGCATCAGATACTTCGTCCTGGCCACCACGGCCGCAATCGTGGCTCTCTTCCTCAACGTGTTCTACCCGCTCATTTACCAGACCCGCTGGAGATAG
- the USP19 gene encoding ubiquitin carboxyl-terminal hydrolase 19 isoform X4 has product MSSSTNAPGQRRVSRGLDDATNKKKQKDRANQESKEELLLDWKQNADEIIVKLNLGSGALKVEDVDAAFTDTDCVVKLPDGRQWSCQFYEEIEGSCSKVQCKKGNFLQLVLQKKIPLHTWTSLLKRRKDGSKELAKGAVCWENGKEKAAAAELAPEEPRAESTEPPRSRREPSNPKRAQGRSEALGGKSPASPGTQSGPSAKRAVYLKVAPTEEEPNARVTGSVEPSKGHGGRAGSRRNGRASQGEAPTALADLTPPLEKAVVLAKETVPVEMPPLAATTEVFPHRVATCVEKRVLPPSSPAEASRGRDCASVLGESSKAIPAATPPLGRDGEKRDWSKDDVALEAAADEPEPFVSLTFVKNDSYEKGNDLVVVHVYVKEIHKETSKVLFREQDFTLVFQTSDVNFLRLHPDCGPHTVFRWQVKLRNLIEPDQCTYNFTASRIDVCLKKRQSQRWGGLEAPATRGAVGGAKVAMPTGPTPLDKTPPGSNQHPLSSKEEARASDKEKPRVEDGGLDGVAARTAPEHVAVKQEPHIPSPKPTCMVPPMTHSPVSTESVEDDEDEDEKKKVCLPGFTGLVNLGNTCFMNSVIQSLSNTRELRDYFHDRSFESEINYNNPLGTGGRLAIGFAMLLRALWKGTHHAFQPSKLKAIVASKASQFTGYAQHDAQEFMAFLLDGLHEDLNRIQNKPYTETVDSDGRPDEVVAEEAWQRHKMRNDSFIVDLFQGQYKSKLVCPVCSKVSITFDPFLYLPVPLPQKQKVLTVYYFAKEPHKKPVKFLVSISKENSSAMEVLDSVAHSVRVKPENLRLAEVIKNRFHRMFLPSHSLDTVSPTDLLLCFEVLSPELAKERVVELQVQQRPQVPSVPVAKCAACQKKQLSEEEKLRRCTRCYRVGYCNVACQKTHWPDHKALCRPENIGFPFLISVPESRLTYARLAQLLEGYARYSVSVFQPPFQLGRMSPEQGLQPLLPDKLEPLAKSSCTAATSAPELGDGDRASGLLQEPPLSPAVPELHPELGDSSTVRSKVLAARSSLLSLDSGFSEHVESQGDSCCEKEPSYERALKPEAAIPGYQHTPDSLSARATQFYINKIDAANKEYKLEDKGDAPLELADDCSLALVWKNNERLKEFVLVESKELECVEDPGSASEAARAGHFTLEQCLNLFTKPEVLAPEEAWYCPKCKQHREASKQLMLWRLPNVLIIQLKRFSFRSFIWRDKINDMVDFPVRSLDLSKFCIGRKGEQQLPMYDLYAVINHYGGMIGGHYTAYARLPNDKNSQRSDVGWRLFDDSTVTTVDESQVVTRYAYVLFYRRRNSPVERPLPGHPPDHRAERTPSAEAAASQASLIWQELEAEEQELQLEAPQRPARNSWRPRGQKRSPGTPQHPDEGCIRYFVLATTAAIVALFLNVFYPLIYQTRWR; this is encoded by the exons ATGTCCAGTAGCACCAATGCCCCCGGCCAGAGGAGAGTGTCTCGGGGCTTGGACGACGCCACCAAcaagaagaagcagaaggatCGAGCCAACCAGGAGAGCAAGGAAG agctgctgctggactgGAAGCAAAATGCTGACGAGATCATTGTCAAGCTGAACTTGGGCAGCGGAGCTCTGAAGGTGGAGGACGTGGATGCTGCTTTCACCGACACTGACTGCGTGGTCAAACTGCCAG ATGGGCGCCAGTGGAGCTGTCAGTTCTATGAGGAGATCGAGGGCTCCTGCAGCAAGGTCCAGTGCAAGAAGGGCAACTTCCTGCAGCTTGTGCTTCAGAAGAAGATCCCGCTTCACACCTGGACCTCACTTCTG aagagaaggaaggatggaTCCAAAGAGCTGGCCAAAGGGGCCGTGTGCTGGGAGAACGGGAAggagaaggctgctgctgcggAGCTGGCCCCCGAAGAGCCCCGGGCTGAAAGCACAGAGCCACCGAGGTCCCGGCGGGAGCCCTCCAACCCCAAGCGCGCTCAGGGAAGAAGCGAGGCCCTGGGAGGGAAAAGCCCAGCCAGCCCAGGGACGCAGAGTGGCCCCAGCGCCAAGCGGGCAGTTTACCTCAAAGTGGCTCCAACCGAAGAAGAGCCGAATGCCAGAGTCACCGGCAGCGTGGAGCCCAGCAAAGGGCACGGCGGGAGGGCAGGCAGCCGTCGCAACGGCAGAGCCAGCCAGGGCGAGGCACCCACGGCCCTGGCTGACCTCACGCCACCACTGGAGAAG GCTGTGGTTTTGGCCAAGGAGACCGTTCCCGTGGAGATGCCGCCTCTTGCAGCCACCACGGAGGTGTTCCCCCACCGTGTTGCCACCTGTGTGGAGAAGAGAGTCCTGCCACCGAGCAGCCCCGCCGAGGCCTCGCGGGGCCGGGACTGCGCGTCCGTCCTGGGAGAGAGCTCCaaggccatccctgcagccacccctCCCCTGGGCAGAGACGGTGAGAAGAGGGACTGGTCCAAGGACGACGTGgctctggaagcagcagctgatg AGCCAGAGCCTTTTGTGAGCCTGACCTTTGTCAAGAATGACTCGTATGAGAAGGGCAATGACCTGGTGGTGGTGCACGTCTACGTGAAAGAGATTCACAAGGAGACTTCCAAGGTTTTGTTTCGGGAGCAAGACTTCACATTGGTGTTCCAGACGAG TGACGTAAACTTCCTTCGCCTCCACCCTGATTGCGGGCCCCACACGGTGTTCCGGTGGCAGGTGAAGCTCAG GAACCTTATTGAGCCGGACCAGTGCACGTACAACTTCACAGCGTCTCGCATTGATGTCTGCTTGAAGAAACGCCAGAGCCAGCGCTGGGGCGGGCTGGAGGCTCCGGCCACACGAG GTGCAGTGGGTGGTGCAAAGGTTGCCATGCCTACAGGCCCTACCCCTCTGGATAAGACCCCCCCAGGCAGTAACCAGCACCCCCTGTCCAGCAAAGAGGAGGCCCGAGCCAGCGACAAAGAGAAGCCACGCGTCGAGGATGGGGGTCTGGACGGTGTGGCAGCCCGTACAGCCCCAGAACACGTGGCAGTGAAGCAAGAACCTCACATCCCCTCG CCCAAACCGACCTGCATGGTGCCCCCGATGACGCACAGCCCCGTGAGCACCGAGAGCGTGGAGGATGACGAGGACGAGGACGAGAAGAAGAAGGTGTGCCTGCCCGGCTTCACGGGGCTGGTGAACCTGGGCAACACCTGCTTCATGAACAGCGTCATCCAGTCGCTGTCCAACACCCGGGAGCTGCGCGACTACTTCCACG ATCGGTCCTTCGAGTCGGAAATCAACTACAACAACCCGCTGGGGACAGGGGGCCGCCTGGCCATCGGCTTTGCCATGCTGCTGCGGGCGCTGTGGAAGGGCACGCAccatgccttccagccctctAAGCTGAAG GCGATCGTGGCCAGCAAGGCCAGCCAGTTCACTGGCTACGCCCAGCACGATGCTCAGGAGTTCATGGCCTTCCTGCTCGACGGCCTGCACGAGGATCTCAACCGCATCCAGAACAAGCCCTACACAGAGACCGTTGACTCGGATGGGAGGCCCGATGAG GTGGTAGCTGAGGAGGCTTGGCAGCGACACAAGATGAGGAATGACTCCTTCATTGTGGACCTCTTCCAGGGCCAGTACAAATCCAAGCTGGTGTGCCCAGTCTGTTCCAAG GTGTCCATCACCTTCGACCCCTTCCTGTACCTCCCCGTGCCCCTCCCCCAGAAGCAGAAGGTGCTGACCGTCTACTACTTTGCAAAGGAGCCGCACAAGAAACCTGTCAAG TTCCTCGTGAGCATCAGCAAGGAGAACTCCAGTGCCATGGAGGTACTCGACTCGGTGGCACACAGCGTGCGTGTGAAACCAGAGAACCTGCGCCTGGCAGAG GTGATCAAGAATCGCTTTCACCGCATGTTCCTGCCGTCCCACTCGCTCGACACTGTCTCCCCCACggacctgctgctctgcttcgaggtgctgtccccagagctggCCAAGGAGCGGGTCGTGGAGCTGCAGGTCCAGCAG CGTCCGCAGGTACCCAGCGTCCCCGTCGCCAAGTGTGCAGCCTGCCAGAAGAAGCAGCTGTCGGAGGAAGAGAAGCTCAGGCGCTGCACGAGGTGCTATCGAGTCGGTTACTGCAACGT GGCATGCCAGAAGACGCACTGGCCAGACCACAAGGCTTTGTGCCGCCCTGAGAACATCGGTTTCCCCTTCCTCATCAGCGTGCCGGAGTCCCGCCTCACCTACGCCCGCCtggcccagctgctggagggctaCGCAAG GTACTCGGTCAGCGTGTTCCAGCCTCCCTTCCAGCTGGGACGGATGTCgccagagcaggggctgcagccgctGCTCCCCGACAAGCTGGAGCCCCTGGCCAAGAGCAGCTGCACAGCCGCCACCTCTGCCCCCGAGctgggggacggggacagggcgTCCGGCCTCCTGCAGGAGCCCCCGCTCTCGCCGGCCGTGCCCGAGCTGCATCCAGAGCTGGGTGACAGCAGCACCGTCCGCAGCAAggtcctggcagccaggagtTCCCTGCTGAGCTTGGATTCCGGCTTCTCCGAGCACGTGGAGTCGCAGGGCGACAGCTGCTGCGAGAAGGAGCCGTCCTATGAGAGAGCCCTCAAACCCGAAG CTGCCATCCCTGGGTACCAGCACACTCCAGACTCGCTGAGCGCCCGAGCCACGCAGTTCTACATCAACAAGATCGATGCTGCCAACAAAGAGTACAAGCTGGAAGATAAAG GTGACGCCCCCCTGGAGCTGGCAGACGACTGCTCCCTTGCCCTGGTGTGGAAGAACAACGAGCGCCTCAAGGAGTTTGTGCTGGTGGAGTCCAAGGAGCTGGAGTGCGTGGAAGACCCGGGCTCAGCCAGCGAAGCAGCGCGGGCTGGCCACTTCACCCTGGAGCAGTGCCTCAACCTCTTCACCAAGCCCGAAGTCCTGGCCCCGGAGGAAGCGTG GTACTGCCCCAAGTGCAAGCAGCACCGCGAGGCCTCCAAGCAGCTGATGCTGTGGCGCCTGCCCAACGTCCTCATCATCCAGCTCAAGCGCTTCTCCTTCCGCAGCTTTATTTGGCGGGACAAGATCAACGACATGGTGGACTTCCCCGTCCG GAGCCTGGACCTGAGCAAGTTCTGCATCGGCCGGAAGGgcgagcagcagctgcccatgTATGACCTGTACGCTGTGATCAACCACTACGGAGGCATGATCGGCGGGCACTACACGGCGTACGCCCGCCTGCCCAACGACAAGAACAGCCAGCGCAGTGACGTGG GCTGGCGGCTCTTCGATGACAGCACAGTCACCACCGTGGACGAGAGCCAGGTGGTAACCAGATACGCGTACGTCCTCTTCTACCGACGGAGGAACTCTCCTGTGGAGAGACCCCTGCCAGGCCACCCCCCAGACCACCGAGCCGAGCGCACCCCCTCTGCCGAAGCTGCTGCCAGTCAG GCTTCTCTGATCTGGCAGGAACTGGAGGCTGAAGAACAAGAGCTGCAGCTCGAGGCTCCCCAAAGGCCTGCAAGAAACTCCTGGAGGCCCCGTGGCCAGAAGAGGAGTCCGggcaccccccagcacccagacGAAGGCTGCATCAGATACTTCGTCCTGGCCACCACGGCCGCAATCGTGGCTCTCTTCCTCAACGTGTTCTACCCGCTCATTTACCAGACCCGCTGGAGATAG